In one Dermacentor albipictus isolate Rhodes 1998 colony chromosome 4, USDA_Dalb.pri_finalv2, whole genome shotgun sequence genomic region, the following are encoded:
- the LOC135902194 gene encoding solute carrier family 2, facilitated glucose transporter member 8-like, translating into MPVDEQEAHPQVTTVPTANAAPSTGALERASAAPHVADNSGSENAAAEQEATTTNEATNKPTEVTGGTVLMSPMKKIAADSITVAEIQSSVAAASAALSANKPANIQDHRNESAAQDVVAVACDSHGDATERSVTPSIPPHAAFAKRQVIATGAVPENTNAATTGESFAGDTGNVDSAAANSAVPLAADPNVAACPLPPALPQLECALVAAPDDVGTEAEARMRLYLTVAITYLASLSFGLSVGYSSPALPSIREAMEFSETDSDWFGALVMLGAAIGGLSGGRQVNTIGRRNTLIASSLWFMFGWLCLAVATPKAALFVGRLLTGVGTGTVALAVSVFISEISPANYRGLLSTGANCVLGCGVLLVFVLGKYLGFWLLAVCCLLPAAAMSVLLFSCPESPRWLLKHNRRDSAARALRFYFGPGAASELTILEAAVSRKGGAAAAAFSLRDMASPRVYRSFLCVLLTMTMQQLSAISLIITFTQDIFEQAGTTISPENSAIIVAFIQVVMVGVATFLADRLGRKILVLFSSAVSSVCLGALGLYFYYKSNGGDNFTETYGWLPLTSLCIYFVGYSVGLGPLPWVILGEMIPLKARAFATGTCTAIVFTEGFAVIISYNGMRAALGMAGTFWLFGAALAISFVLFLLFVPETGGKSLEDIEKLFGRSTPSQHESLVKNEAQNVN; encoded by the exons TGACAACAGTGCCTACGGCAAACGCAGCACCTTCGACCGGGGCACTGGAGCGAGCCAGCGCCGCACCGCATGTTGCAGATAATAGCGGAtctgaaaatgcggccgccgagcaAGAAGCCACAACAACGAATGAGGCGACGAATAAGCCTACTGAAGTGACGGGTGGCACTGTattaatgtcacccatgaagaaGATTGCCGCGGATTCCATCACGGTTGCTGAGATCCAGTCCAGCGTTGCGGCAGCTTCGGCAGCACTCTCAGCAAACAAGCCAGCTAACATCCAAGACCACAGGAATGAGAGTGCAGCACAAGACGTCGTTGCGGTAGCGTGTGACTCTCATGGTGACGCCACAGAAAGGAGTGTGACCCCGTCGATTCCACCTCATGCAGCCTTTGCGAAACGTCAGGTCATCGCTACAGGGGCAGTGCCTGAGAATACGAATGCCGCGACGACGGGCGAAAGCTTTGCAGGTGATACTGGGAATGTGGACTCTGCGGCCGCGAACTCTGCGGTCCCGCTTGCCGCAGACCCAAATGTGGCAGCATGTCCGTTACCACCGGCACTGCCACAACTCGAATGCGCACTTGTCGCTGCGCCGGACGATGTAGGTACAGAGGCAGAAGCCCGCATGCGGCTGTATCTGACCGTAGCCATAACATATTTGGCATCGCTGTCATTTGGGTTATCCGTGGGTTACTCGTCGCCAGCGCTTCCAAGCATACGGGAGGCGATGGAGTTCAGCGAAACTGACAGTGACTGGTTCGGCGCTCTTGTCATGCTTGGTGCAGCCATAGGAGGCCTAAGTGGCG GTCGTCAAGTGAACACGATCGGCCGTCGCAACACTCTGATCGCCTCGTCGCTCTGGTTCATGTTCGGTTGGCTATGCCTGGCGGTGGCCACTCCCAAGGCGGCGCTGTTCGTCGGCCGCCTGCTCACGGGCGTCGGCACCGGCACGGTGGCACTCGCCGTCAGCGTCTTCATCTCGGAGATCTCTCCAGCCAACTACCGGGGCCTGCTGAGCACGGGAGCCAACTGTGTTCTGGGTTGCGGTGTTTTGCTCGTCTTCGTGCTCGGCAAATACCTCGGCTTCTGGCTCCTGGCGGTCTGCTGCCTGCTGCCGGCGGCGGCCATGAGCGTCTTGTTGTTCTCGTGTCCCGAGTCGCCCCGCTGGCTGCTGAAGCACAATCGACGCGACAGTGCGGCTAGAGCGCTGCGCTTTTACTTCGGCCCCGGCGCCGCGAGCGAACTGACCATCTTGGAGGCCGCGGTGTCGCGCAAGGGCGGCGCGGCTGCTGCGGCCTTCTCGTTGCGAGACATGGCATCGCCGCGCGTCTACCGGTCTTTCCTGTGCGTCCTGCTCACCATGACGATGCAGCAGCTGTCAGCCATTAGCTTGATCATCACGTTTACCCAAGACATCTTCGAACAGGCCGGCACAACCATATCGCCAGAGAACTCTGCTATTATTGTGGCATTTATACAG GTGGTCATGGTAGGAGTAGCCACGTTTCTCGCCGACCGCCTTGGCCGCAAAATTCTGGTGCTGTTTTCGTCGGCAGTGTCATCAGTCTGTCTTGGCGCACTTGGCCTGTACTTCTACTACAAGTCAAACGGGGGCGACAACTTCACGGAGACCTACGGTTGGCTACCTTTGACCAGCCTCTGCATCTATTTTGTCGGCTACTCTGTGGGCCTGGGCCCATTGCCTTGGGTAATTCTGGGCGAAATGATTCCCCTGAAGGCTAGGGCGTTTGCGACCGGAACTTGCACCGCGATTGTATTTACCGAGGGGTTCGCGGTCATCATAAGCTACAACGGTATGCGTGCTGCCCTGGGAATGGCTGGAACCTTCTGGCTGTTTGGCGCCGCTCTTGCTATtagttttgttctttttttgctattcGTCCCTGAGACAGGAGGGAAGAGCCTAGAAGACATCGAGAAGCTCTTTGGCCGCAGTACACCGTCACAACACGAATCACTGGTGAAGAACGAAGCTCAGAATGTGAACTAG